ACGTTGAGCCTCAGCTTTACCCTTCGCGCGGTTAATATCAGCTTGCGCCTGCTGTTCCGCCTCCTGGGCAACATAAATTGCCCGTTGTGCCCGCTGTTCCGCAATTTGCTTATCTTCAACAGCCTTGGAGAATTCAGCAGAGAAATTGAGGTCAACCACACTGGTATCGAGGACAATAATGCCGTACTTTTTCAGGCGGGTATCGAGGGCAGCATCAAAGTCACTTTTCAGTTCAGTACGCTTCGTAATCGCTTCTTCGACGGTTCGTTTGGCGGCGGCGATTTTGAAGGCTTCTTGGGTTTGGGGTGCAATGATTTTGGCGACAATATTCTGCAATGTACCCTGGGTCCGACGAATGGTTACGACTTCTACGGGATCAAGGCGGAAGTTAATGGCAAACCGTGCAGACAAGTCCTGTAGATCTTTGGTAGAACTTTGGGCAGGGACTTCAAATTTTTGCACTGTCACGTCGTAAATGTCGACATTAGCAACGAGGGGCGGCTTGAAATGAATACCTTCTAGTAAGGCTCCATCTTGGGCTTTACCGAGGACACTGAGCACACCAGCTTGTCC
This window of the [Limnothrix rosea] IAM M-220 genome carries:
- a CDS encoding prohibitin family protein yields the protein MRNVTPSGNFPLPIIGTIVAFIVFVALNAFVIINPGQAGVLSVLGKAQDGALLEGIHFKPPLVANVDIYDVTVQKFEVPAQSSTKDLQDLSARFAINFRLDPVEVVTIRRTQGTLQNIVAKIIAPQTQEAFKIAAAKRTVEEAITKRTELKSDFDAALDTRLKKYGIIVLDTSVVDLNFSAEFSKAVEDKQIAEQRAQRAIYVAQEAEQQAQADINRAKGKAEAQRLLAETLKAQGGELVLQKEAIEAWREGGAQMPNVLVMGEKGGSVPFLFNLGDAAK